One Paraburkholderia flagellata genomic window carries:
- a CDS encoding DUF3138 family protein has product MKKRLLCALVAGALPGLVAASPTSDQVQGLQNQLDALQKEVSSLRQELKAQQEKEARAITAAPAVDVAAPDYGTQPAQLSNDDVDAMKQQIASQQLKVDSLTEAAATGPIAGLSITGYIDPAYVYNRAQSSSSFLFANHENAYQYYNSTIGDLYLDIKKTFGVGPTAPSVEVSLMPNRGAGIFMMNEHGESGFNILNTAFATVPLTAKTAVVAGLMPGLSGYEIQQSNLMLTLTHNLLFDFSDPGSSIGAGVNYTGDQWAWKFLLANEQFRTNGAVTQTGVNALGDPITTSNKMPAFSARVDYLHGSALDIGGSFTIARQTLPSAFDPATGQTAYGWGGQAPGAYGTFFFTEADATYTLADVQYNAELDYGQQAHAAFNGGLAQWYGLSLLAHRKFNAPLVGHMGVTARYDVLVNSRNGGGGGGIALNGNGMDPYNGFGIDADCLARSKAGGGFGFECNGAVRQDVALDVLFFPTQKIIVKVEYRHDWSNNRVFLRNDGSYAKSNDLLAAQFIYSF; this is encoded by the coding sequence ATGAAGAAGAGACTGTTATGCGCGCTGGTGGCCGGGGCGCTGCCTGGGCTTGTGGCGGCAAGTCCGACCAGCGATCAGGTGCAGGGCTTGCAGAATCAACTCGACGCGCTGCAAAAGGAGGTCAGCTCGCTCAGGCAAGAACTGAAGGCGCAGCAGGAAAAAGAGGCGCGTGCAATAACCGCGGCACCGGCGGTCGACGTTGCGGCGCCGGACTATGGCACACAACCCGCGCAGCTGTCCAATGACGATGTGGACGCGATGAAACAGCAGATCGCGAGCCAGCAGCTGAAGGTCGATTCGCTGACCGAGGCGGCCGCTACGGGACCCATCGCCGGCCTCTCCATCACTGGCTATATCGATCCGGCCTACGTCTACAACCGCGCACAGAGCAGTTCCTCGTTCCTGTTCGCGAACCACGAGAACGCCTACCAGTATTACAACAGCACCATCGGCGACCTGTATCTCGACATCAAGAAGACCTTCGGGGTCGGCCCCACTGCGCCGTCGGTCGAGGTGTCGCTGATGCCGAACCGCGGAGCGGGCATCTTCATGATGAACGAGCACGGCGAGAGCGGGTTCAACATTCTCAATACCGCTTTCGCGACGGTGCCGCTCACAGCTAAAACGGCGGTTGTGGCCGGCCTGATGCCCGGGCTGTCCGGTTACGAGATTCAGCAATCGAACCTGATGCTGACGCTCACGCACAACCTGCTGTTCGACTTCTCTGACCCGGGCAGTTCCATCGGCGCGGGCGTCAACTATACGGGCGACCAGTGGGCCTGGAAGTTCCTGCTCGCCAACGAGCAGTTCCGTACGAACGGCGCAGTCACGCAGACGGGCGTAAACGCGCTGGGCGACCCCATCACGACCAGCAACAAGATGCCGGCGTTCAGCGCGCGTGTCGACTATCTGCACGGCAGCGCGCTCGACATTGGCGGATCGTTCACGATCGCGAGACAGACGCTTCCGAGCGCGTTCGATCCGGCGACGGGACAAACCGCTTACGGCTGGGGCGGCCAGGCGCCGGGCGCCTACGGCACGTTCTTTTTCACCGAGGCAGACGCCACCTACACGCTCGCCGACGTGCAGTACAACGCCGAACTCGATTACGGACAGCAGGCGCACGCGGCGTTCAATGGCGGTCTCGCGCAGTGGTACGGACTCTCGCTGCTCGCGCACCGCAAGTTCAATGCGCCGCTCGTGGGCCACATGGGTGTGACGGCGCGCTACGACGTGCTCGTGAACAGCAGGAACGGCGGCGGCGGCGGCGGTATCGCGCTCAATGGCAACGGCATGGACCCGTACAACGGTTTTGGCATCGACGCCGACTGCCTCGCCCGCTCGAAAGCAGGCGGCGGGTTTGGCTTCGAGTGCAACGGTGCGGTTCGTCAGGATGTCGCGCTCGATGTGCTGTTTTTCCCGACGCAGAAAATCATCGTGAAGGTCGAGTACCGGCACGACTGGTCCAACAACCGGGTGTTCCTGCGCAATGACGGATCGTACGCAAAATCGAACGATCTCCTGGCCGCGCAATTCATCTACTCGTTCTAA
- a CDS encoding sensor domain-containing diguanylate cyclase, with translation MSSLTAPVARQALSYLTRPRRISWLKRALPAMVLLVILHIAVNIGQSWHDFSAVNERTARRLDTLASALALHIEDHARVVDLTTIAVGDAIETSTLNNRKLAQLASLDREILGAVSIAVFDPAGRLLAVSDPVIERHAPEFVASPRGTNVESPSYAQPVHYDSRWGLLFVRDHRSEAGTLDARIAIIVPIDQWLTEGVDFPPGSAALLRTSDDLLLARYPSIAVAKTGSAYHIEHLKANGPTPSTSYVVSPLDGDLRLVTSRSVAIGPAGNSLTLDLGFSVDAYRLPWLHSLYINLVGMAIMIVLLIGGVVLLRRENRLRDQVETWGAFVSTVIGNLPTPIALVERGTGRIKLGSETLTDIFGERATVGEPFANLFANPADWNDPGVRGSGEPVVMLTRAGSVFMVVRCTDLPDDAGEAEKKDLMLVALIDVSEQCEQIRQLRTDADFDSLTKLPNRRHFDRASERAVARAQRSESPLAILAIDLDYFKQVNDTWGHAAGDRVLEVVSERFNAVLRERDLPARVGGEEFAAILQGATPERARVIAERVRLAAATPIPLDDGHVIRVTVSIGVAMYQHGEADLSGAKARADAALYRAKRSGRNRVETDCEVEVRAPLCVEHGK, from the coding sequence ATGAGTTCGCTCACCGCCCCTGTCGCACGCCAGGCACTTTCTTACTTGACCCGTCCGCGCCGGATTTCGTGGTTGAAGCGGGCATTGCCGGCTATGGTGTTGCTGGTGATCCTCCATATCGCCGTGAACATCGGCCAGTCATGGCATGATTTCAGCGCCGTGAACGAACGAACCGCCCGGCGCCTCGACACGCTTGCCTCGGCCCTTGCGCTGCACATCGAGGACCACGCCAGGGTGGTCGATCTGACCACAATTGCTGTCGGCGACGCCATCGAGACTTCGACGCTCAACAACCGCAAGCTCGCGCAATTGGCGTCGCTGGACAGGGAGATACTCGGCGCGGTGTCGATCGCCGTGTTCGACCCCGCCGGGCGCCTCCTTGCAGTCTCGGACCCGGTAATCGAACGCCATGCCCCGGAGTTCGTGGCGTCACCGCGGGGCACCAACGTCGAGTCTCCTTCCTACGCTCAGCCCGTTCACTATGACTCGCGCTGGGGTCTGCTCTTTGTCAGGGACCATCGCAGCGAAGCGGGGACGCTTGACGCTCGCATAGCCATCATCGTACCAATCGATCAGTGGCTGACGGAGGGTGTCGATTTTCCGCCGGGGAGCGCGGCACTCCTTCGCACTTCTGATGACCTTCTCCTCGCCCGTTACCCATCCATTGCGGTCGCCAAGACTGGATCGGCGTACCACATCGAGCACCTGAAGGCTAACGGGCCGACTCCCTCGACGTCTTACGTGGTTTCGCCACTAGACGGAGATCTGCGTCTGGTCACTTCCCGCAGCGTTGCCATCGGCCCGGCAGGCAACAGCCTGACGCTCGACCTTGGCTTCTCGGTGGACGCGTACCGGCTCCCGTGGCTGCATAGCCTGTACATCAATCTGGTCGGCATGGCCATCATGATCGTGCTCCTGATTGGAGGCGTCGTCCTGCTGCGCCGTGAAAACCGGCTGCGTGATCAGGTGGAAACGTGGGGCGCTTTCGTCTCGACGGTCATCGGGAACCTCCCGACTCCCATCGCACTGGTGGAACGCGGCACGGGACGGATCAAGCTAGGCAGCGAGACCCTCACGGACATTTTCGGCGAGCGAGCGACAGTCGGCGAGCCCTTCGCGAACCTCTTTGCCAACCCGGCAGACTGGAATGATCCCGGCGTACGGGGTTCCGGCGAACCGGTTGTCATGCTTACGCGTGCGGGATCTGTCTTCATGGTCGTGCGGTGCACGGATCTTCCGGATGACGCCGGCGAAGCCGAAAAAAAGGACCTCATGCTCGTCGCCCTGATCGACGTCAGCGAGCAATGCGAGCAGATCCGGCAACTGCGTACCGACGCGGATTTCGACTCGCTCACGAAACTCCCCAACCGGCGTCATTTCGACCGTGCGAGCGAGCGTGCAGTGGCGCGCGCACAGCGAAGCGAGAGTCCCCTCGCCATCCTCGCAATTGATCTCGATTACTTCAAGCAGGTCAACGACACCTGGGGACATGCGGCAGGCGACCGCGTGCTGGAGGTCGTCTCCGAGCGGTTCAATGCTGTGCTTCGCGAGCGGGACCTGCCGGCGCGGGTGGGCGGAGAGGAGTTCGCGGCCATCCTGCAAGGTGCTACACCCGAGCGGGCGCGCGTTATCGCGGAGAGGGTCCGGCTCGCCGCTGCGACGCCGATCCCCCTCGACGATGGACACGTCATACGCGTGACAGTGAGTATCGGCGTGGCGATGTATCAGCATGGCGAAGCCGATCTCTCAGGCGCGAAAGCGCGGGCCGATGCCGCGCTTTACCGTGCGAAGCGCTCGGGACGTAATCGAGTTGAGACGGATTGCGAAGTAGAGGTTCGGGCTCCGCTATGTGTGGAGCACGGAAAATGA
- a CDS encoding potassium channel family protein, which translates to MAIRTTREALSRIFYQRCFWLFVVLVTLIGAVSFVPPSDSGRLILNVVNMFLVIATVAAVGRTTLPFVIVLLLAIPAMWFQYLGLWHDDETSLAISWMFSASLYFITVAYLLRYVFQPRIMTADKLFGAAAAYLLIGDLWAYIYAIVGFFYPQSYMIVGQPGRLVYADALYFSITVLTSTGFGDITPLTRPARGMCMVEQITGSLFVAILIARLAGVYPPRESYTDGKS; encoded by the coding sequence ATGGCCATCCGCACCACGCGCGAAGCGCTGTCGCGCATTTTCTACCAGCGCTGTTTCTGGCTGTTTGTCGTGCTGGTCACGCTCATCGGCGCGGTATCGTTTGTCCCCCCGAGCGACAGCGGCCGCCTCATCCTGAACGTCGTCAATATGTTCCTTGTAATAGCGACCGTGGCAGCGGTCGGCCGTACGACCCTGCCGTTCGTGATCGTGCTGTTACTTGCCATTCCGGCCATGTGGTTCCAGTACCTCGGCCTGTGGCACGACGACGAGACGAGCCTTGCTATATCCTGGATGTTCAGCGCCTCACTCTACTTCATCACTGTTGCGTATCTTCTCCGCTACGTTTTCCAACCGAGGATCATGACGGCGGACAAGCTGTTTGGCGCCGCGGCGGCATATCTGTTGATCGGTGACCTCTGGGCGTATATCTACGCAATCGTCGGATTCTTCTATCCTCAGTCGTACATGATCGTCGGGCAGCCGGGTCGGCTCGTTTATGCCGACGCGCTTTACTTCAGCATAACCGTCCTCACGAGCACAGGCTTCGGCGACATCACGCCACTTACGCGCCCGGCACGCGGCATGTGCATGGTGGAACAGATCACCGGCAGCTTGTTCGTCGCGATCCTGATCGCCCGCCTCGCCGGTGTTTATCCTCCGCGAGAGAGTTACACCGACGGCAAATCATAA
- a CDS encoding EAL domain-containing protein, which translates to MTSFARYVRLFSQRFDSRIRAAVLTAVVGTLAIGLLAGIAFGFARVQIMREEFAKLNVIAAEVLERSERSSDQVRAAISDLQAQDAVPCSPQNLALMAQLDLKYGQLQGVGYVANNRLMCSSYGRHGDGILLPAATYQYTAGGLVHLRKANLSLSSNVGSQPVIVVTAATNGYSAIVSPTLPIDVDTKAPNVALGTVLYSSNEVRMSRGTFNPAWRARLGHGWHAQFIEHDKIVSLWRSPRYDYFAFAAIPANDANARIHHAGILVMSCAACAMAVLMFLMVRSARKALPISEAIREGLRRKEFYLVYQPVVDLKTGQWVGAEALLRWRRSTGEHVRPDHFIAVAEESNLIEEISDHVFELAAADLAGLFVKYPNFHISINLSASEMQSNDVVPRLKNFIARVTGARARNFMFEATERSLIKPDQAIPILAEIRGMGSSVAIDDFGTGYSSLSYLQTLGTDYLKIDKSFVDAIDTASVKNHVVAHIIGLGKDLRLRLIAEGVETAEQASYLKDRGVEYAQGWHFARPMAIGQLADSLARKAA; encoded by the coding sequence ATGACATCCTTTGCGCGTTATGTCCGTCTTTTTAGCCAAAGATTTGATAGCCGCATAAGGGCCGCTGTGCTCACAGCGGTTGTCGGGACGTTGGCCATCGGCTTGCTCGCTGGTATCGCGTTTGGATTTGCGCGCGTCCAGATCATGCGCGAAGAGTTTGCAAAGCTGAACGTGATAGCGGCAGAAGTCCTGGAGCGCAGTGAGCGCTCGAGTGACCAGGTGCGCGCCGCGATTAGCGATCTGCAGGCACAGGATGCAGTTCCCTGCTCACCGCAGAATCTCGCGCTGATGGCGCAGCTCGACCTGAAATACGGGCAACTGCAAGGAGTGGGATATGTCGCGAACAACCGCCTTATGTGCTCTTCCTATGGGCGCCATGGTGACGGCATTCTGTTGCCAGCCGCGACCTATCAGTACACCGCGGGAGGCCTGGTCCACTTGCGCAAGGCTAATCTGTCTCTCTCCAGCAATGTCGGATCACAACCTGTGATCGTGGTCACGGCCGCCACAAACGGATACTCGGCGATCGTTTCCCCCACGTTGCCGATCGATGTTGATACCAAGGCCCCCAATGTTGCGCTCGGCACGGTGCTCTACAGTTCCAACGAAGTCAGAATGTCTCGCGGAACGTTTAATCCAGCCTGGCGTGCCCGTCTGGGCCACGGCTGGCATGCACAATTTATCGAGCACGACAAGATCGTTTCGCTGTGGCGCTCGCCGAGGTACGATTACTTCGCGTTTGCCGCAATTCCTGCGAATGATGCGAACGCTCGAATTCATCATGCCGGCATACTGGTTATGTCGTGCGCAGCTTGCGCGATGGCGGTGCTGATGTTCCTGATGGTCCGCTCGGCGCGCAAGGCACTCCCAATCTCCGAAGCCATCCGCGAGGGGCTCAGAAGAAAGGAGTTCTATCTGGTCTATCAACCCGTGGTAGATCTGAAAACCGGCCAGTGGGTGGGTGCCGAGGCTCTGCTGCGCTGGCGCCGGAGCACCGGGGAACACGTTCGACCCGATCACTTCATCGCTGTCGCAGAAGAATCTAACCTGATCGAGGAAATTTCCGACCATGTCTTCGAGCTGGCCGCTGCGGATCTGGCTGGCCTCTTCGTGAAATACCCCAATTTCCACATTTCCATCAATCTTTCGGCCTCCGAAATGCAGTCCAATGACGTCGTGCCGCGCCTGAAGAATTTCATCGCGCGCGTGACGGGAGCGAGGGCACGCAACTTCATGTTCGAGGCCACGGAGCGCAGCTTGATCAAGCCCGACCAGGCAATACCGATTCTGGCGGAAATACGAGGAATGGGTTCGTCTGTCGCCATCGACGACTTTGGCACGGGTTACTCGAGTCTCTCGTATCTGCAGACGCTTGGCACCGACTACCTCAAGATCGACAAATCGTTCGTTGACGCAATCGACACCGCGTCTGTCAAGAATCATGTCGTCGCGCACATCATCGGACTCGGTAAGGATCTGCGACTTCGGCTCATCGCAGAAGGCGTGGAGACTGCGGAACAGGCCAGCTACCTCAAGGACCGGGGCGTCGAGTACGCCCAGGGCTGGCACTTTGCGAGGCCCATGGCGATCGGCCAACTGGCGGATTCGCTCGCCAGGAAGGCGGCGTAA
- a CDS encoding universal stress protein encodes MLKLLIPVLGAKGATEAARHGAFLFAERCVSEVEIIEVLDDVAQGRAVAFHSPATLHRREKQGALDALMRTRAILDDAGVPYTWKRVFGPPERTIAQYAAKGHADIVLLDASHLGFFHRWTVLARLWRLTSTPVTMLH; translated from the coding sequence GTGCTGAAACTGCTTATTCCTGTGCTCGGTGCAAAAGGGGCAACCGAAGCGGCGCGGCATGGAGCGTTCCTGTTTGCTGAACGATGCGTATCCGAGGTTGAGATCATCGAAGTGCTCGATGACGTGGCGCAGGGCCGCGCGGTCGCGTTTCATTCACCCGCAACGCTGCACAGACGGGAGAAACAGGGCGCGCTCGATGCGCTTATGCGGACGCGGGCGATTCTCGATGATGCCGGAGTTCCGTATACGTGGAAACGCGTATTTGGGCCGCCAGAGCGGACAATCGCGCAGTACGCGGCGAAGGGGCATGCGGATATCGTGCTGCTTGACGCAAGCCACCTTGGTTTTTTTCACAGATGGACCGTCCTCGCCAGGCTCTGGCGCCTGACTTCAACCCCGGTCACGATGCTCCACTGA
- a CDS encoding helix-turn-helix transcriptional regulator: MRSLLIEVFVVRNFICASGHRLSSKCRTSANADTRFLRRIPRRQAIFFVISMPPPQYRSEQTVVSMANSVPDLQLGQVALVTEMLGNVAQAVGSAVFIRALYESVVQFVDCDAVHLDYERQTSTHRSVGWIGSFGREQDLVAQVMQLYYQSYANDDATYQSVTAEEEVKLVQISPQKVASELKHLFFDVVDVHDECVVTRLINGATYSMSVARVRRLPPFSLKELSLLKHLARVVLPLSAAHHRLAGAISLDGGSPDVTDKNPLAQWLPQLHGKLTVREAHVCSSLINGMTTQAIAQSMGVKASTVNTYAKRAFEKLGVNTRRQLVALVLKSAPTGYDARATH, translated from the coding sequence ATGAGAAGTCTCCTGATTGAGGTATTCGTCGTGAGGAACTTTATCTGCGCGTCCGGGCACCGTCTGTCCAGCAAATGCAGGACAAGCGCGAACGCGGATACCCGGTTTCTCCGGAGAATTCCGCGTAGGCAGGCAATATTTTTCGTGATATCAATGCCGCCACCTCAATACAGAAGCGAGCAGACCGTCGTGAGTATGGCGAATAGCGTTCCTGACCTTCAACTCGGCCAGGTTGCATTAGTGACCGAGATGCTGGGCAATGTCGCGCAGGCCGTGGGATCGGCGGTGTTCATTCGGGCGTTGTACGAAAGTGTCGTGCAATTCGTCGACTGCGACGCCGTGCATCTCGACTATGAACGGCAAACGTCGACACACCGAAGCGTCGGCTGGATAGGCAGCTTTGGGCGGGAGCAGGATCTGGTCGCGCAGGTGATGCAGCTCTACTATCAGAGCTATGCGAACGACGACGCGACGTACCAGAGCGTCACCGCCGAAGAGGAGGTAAAGCTCGTCCAGATCTCGCCCCAGAAGGTCGCGAGTGAGCTCAAGCATCTCTTCTTTGATGTTGTCGACGTTCACGACGAGTGCGTCGTGACGCGCCTGATCAACGGCGCGACGTATTCGATGTCCGTGGCCAGGGTACGCCGCCTTCCGCCATTTTCGCTAAAGGAACTGAGCCTTCTCAAACACCTCGCGCGCGTGGTGCTGCCACTTTCGGCCGCGCATCACCGGCTTGCCGGCGCGATTTCGTTAGACGGCGGCTCTCCGGATGTGACGGACAAGAACCCGCTGGCGCAGTGGCTTCCGCAGCTCCACGGCAAGCTTACGGTGCGTGAAGCGCACGTATGCTCGTCCTTGATCAATGGCATGACGACTCAGGCCATCGCGCAATCCATGGGTGTCAAGGCATCGACAGTGAACACGTATGCAAAGCGTGCGTTCGAAAAGCTGGGTGTGAATACCCGTCGCCAACTGGTTGCGCTCGTGCTCAAGAGCGCACCAACGGGCTACGATGCACGCGCGACGCACTGA
- the atzF gene encoding allophanate hydrolase — MSKDARFRVRALLDSYARKSTTPRQVVETLIARIAASARPEVWLSRVSEGDLATRVAELEEAYARLGAAVFERMPLFGVPFAVKDNIDVAGMPTTAACAAFAYTPRTSAFAIERLLDAGAILVGKTNLDQFATGLVGTRSPFGGVRQFESDAYVSGGSSSGSAVAVAAGLVAFSLGTDTAGSGRVPAGFNELVGLKPTPGLVSKRGVVPACLSLDCISIFAHDVGDAWEILLQMAKYDGKDGYARRVPSLGLTHAALRLAVPEPLTFFGDTQAQQAFAATLDTIATRLELTPVHVPFEPMQRTAALLYDGPWVAERRAALGSFFEAHRADIDPVVAEVIAKADNYSAVDAFNGQYALAALRREVEAMFEEIDVLIVPTTPTHPTFDDVHADPVGANSQLGVYTNFVNLLDLCALAVPGVRRVDGLPAGVTLIAPAGADQRLAALGARIQALFMAHATPDDDASIAARPLPFEEPTVTLAVVGAHLRGQPLCWQLLEAGARFVQTTRTSQQYRLYALAGTTPAKPALVRTPNEAGQPIEIELWEVPLRSFGAFVARVPAPLGIGSVQTTDGLIVKGFICEPAAVGPGSGARDITEFGGWRAWLATAVEAQNQV, encoded by the coding sequence ATGTCTAAAGACGCCCGTTTCAGAGTTCGTGCCCTGCTCGACTCCTATGCCCGCAAAAGCACAACGCCTCGCCAGGTCGTCGAGACGTTGATCGCCCGTATCGCGGCCTCCGCTCGCCCGGAAGTCTGGTTGTCGCGCGTGAGTGAGGGCGACCTCGCAACCCGCGTTGCCGAACTCGAAGAAGCGTACGCACGCCTCGGCGCGGCTGTCTTCGAGCGGATGCCACTTTTTGGCGTACCGTTCGCCGTGAAGGACAACATCGACGTCGCCGGCATGCCAACCACTGCTGCCTGCGCCGCCTTCGCCTATACGCCCCGCACGTCGGCCTTTGCAATCGAGCGGCTGCTCGATGCGGGCGCCATCCTCGTCGGCAAGACGAATCTCGACCAGTTCGCGACGGGCCTCGTCGGCACACGCTCGCCCTTTGGCGGCGTGCGCCAGTTCGAATCCGATGCATACGTCTCGGGCGGATCGAGTTCGGGTTCGGCGGTCGCGGTTGCAGCCGGGCTCGTCGCGTTTTCACTCGGCACGGACACGGCAGGTTCCGGACGTGTTCCCGCCGGCTTCAACGAACTCGTGGGTCTCAAGCCAACGCCGGGCCTCGTCAGCAAGCGCGGCGTGGTGCCGGCGTGCCTGAGCCTCGACTGTATATCGATCTTCGCGCACGACGTCGGCGACGCGTGGGAAATCCTGTTGCAGATGGCAAAGTACGACGGGAAAGATGGCTACGCGCGCCGCGTACCATCACTTGGGCTGACCCACGCAGCGCTGCGCCTCGCTGTGCCAGAGCCGTTGACATTCTTCGGGGACACGCAGGCGCAGCAGGCCTTTGCCGCCACGCTCGACACGATTGCCACGCGCCTTGAGCTGACGCCGGTACACGTGCCGTTCGAACCGATGCAGCGCACCGCGGCGCTGCTCTACGACGGCCCCTGGGTGGCGGAGCGGCGTGCGGCGCTCGGTTCGTTCTTCGAGGCCCATCGCGCCGATATCGATCCCGTTGTCGCCGAGGTCATTGCGAAAGCCGACAACTACAGCGCCGTCGATGCGTTCAATGGCCAGTACGCACTCGCCGCGTTACGCCGTGAAGTCGAAGCGATGTTCGAGGAGATCGATGTCCTCATCGTGCCGACCACGCCCACCCATCCAACCTTTGACGACGTGCACGCGGACCCGGTCGGCGCGAACAGTCAGCTTGGCGTGTACACCAACTTCGTGAATCTGCTCGACCTTTGCGCGCTCGCCGTGCCGGGTGTGCGCCGGGTGGACGGTCTGCCCGCAGGCGTGACGCTGATCGCACCGGCGGGGGCGGACCAGCGGCTCGCCGCACTCGGCGCCAGGATCCAGGCGCTCTTCATGGCGCACGCGACACCCGACGACGACGCCAGCATCGCTGCGAGACCGCTGCCCTTCGAGGAGCCGACGGTGACGCTCGCCGTGGTCGGCGCTCATCTGCGTGGGCAGCCCCTCTGCTGGCAACTGCTCGAGGCTGGCGCGCGGTTCGTCCAGACAACCCGCACCTCGCAACAGTACCGGCTCTATGCGCTCGCGGGCACGACGCCGGCCAAACCGGCGTTAGTTCGCACGCCGAATGAGGCGGGTCAGCCCATCGAGATCGAACTCTGGGAAGTGCCACTGCGCAGCTTCGGCGCCTTTGTTGCACGGGTGCCGGCACCGCTTGGCATCGGCAGCGTGCAGACAACGGACGGGTTGATCGTCAAGGGCTTCATTTGCGAGCCTGCGGCGGTCGGGCCGGGAAGCGGCGCACGCGACATCACCGAATTCGGTGGCTGGCGCGCGTGGCTTGCCACCGCGGTCGAGGCACAAAATCAAGTTTGA
- a CDS encoding polyamine ABC transporter substrate-binding protein: MRARLRRRTLAMIVPAVAASLLITAVEPAQAGDTELNVYNWSEYIASDTVPNFQKQTGIHVRYDSYDGDDTLQTKLLAGSSAYDVVVPTSNYLAQQIRAGVYQKLDKSQIPNLANLDPALMKLVAQVDPGNQYGVPWAWGTTGIGYNVQAVRKRLGENAPLDSWALLFDPQNLSKLKGCGVSLLDAPDAAFAAALQYMGRNPNSNNPADYQAAYEVLKKVRPYVTQFSSAGYPDDLVNNDVCVVLGWSGDVGLARRRAVDAKKSYEIKYVNPKEGGLLWFDVMAVPKDAPHPEAAMKWINYIEDPKVNAQITNEIFYPSANKPARQLVTPAIAQDPDVYLPDSVLNKMTLAMPRSAEIARLQNRLWLQLKSGG; this comes from the coding sequence ATGCGTGCCCGTTTGCGTCGTCGTACCCTTGCCATGATCGTGCCCGCCGTGGCCGCAAGCTTGCTAATCACGGCGGTCGAGCCCGCGCAGGCCGGCGACACCGAGCTGAACGTCTATAACTGGTCCGAATATATTGCCAGCGACACGGTGCCCAATTTCCAGAAGCAGACTGGCATTCACGTCCGCTACGACAGCTATGACGGCGACGACACGCTCCAGACCAAACTGCTTGCCGGGAGCTCGGCGTATGACGTCGTCGTGCCGACGTCGAACTACCTCGCGCAGCAGATTCGCGCTGGCGTCTATCAGAAGCTCGACAAGTCGCAGATTCCCAACCTCGCGAATCTCGATCCTGCGCTCATGAAGTTGGTCGCCCAGGTCGATCCGGGCAATCAGTACGGCGTGCCGTGGGCGTGGGGCACCACGGGGATCGGTTACAACGTTCAGGCCGTCCGCAAGCGGCTGGGGGAGAATGCGCCGCTCGATAGCTGGGCGCTGCTGTTCGATCCGCAGAACTTGTCGAAGCTCAAGGGCTGCGGCGTGTCACTGCTCGACGCGCCGGACGCAGCCTTTGCCGCGGCCCTGCAGTACATGGGCCGCAATCCGAACAGCAACAATCCTGCAGACTACCAGGCGGCCTACGAAGTGCTGAAGAAAGTGCGCCCTTACGTGACGCAATTCAGTTCGGCGGGCTACCCGGATGACCTCGTCAATAACGATGTTTGCGTGGTGCTTGGCTGGTCCGGCGACGTGGGCCTCGCGCGCCGGCGGGCCGTAGATGCGAAGAAGTCCTATGAAATCAAGTACGTCAACCCGAAGGAGGGCGGCCTCCTGTGGTTCGACGTAATGGCGGTGCCGAAAGACGCGCCGCATCCGGAAGCTGCGATGAAGTGGATCAACTATATCGAGGATCCCAAGGTCAACGCGCAGATCACGAACGAGATCTTCTATCCCAGCGCCAACAAACCTGCGCGGCAGCTGGTAACGCCGGCTATCGCCCAAGATCCGGACGTGTACTTGCCGGACAGCGTCTTGAACAAGATGACGCTCGCCATGCCGCGCAGCGCTGAAATTGCGCGGCTGCAGAACCGTCTCTGGCTGCAGTTGAAGTCCGGCGGCTAA